From Haliotis asinina isolate JCU_RB_2024 chromosome 8, JCU_Hal_asi_v2, whole genome shotgun sequence, a single genomic window includes:
- the LOC137294579 gene encoding heterogeneous nuclear ribonucleoprotein U-like protein 1 isoform X1, which produces MSDIDPNKLKVAELREELKTRGLDTKGTKAVLVKRLKQALNKESGSEDANESLDTSQEIGDESSQEGSQIQEDLSASESAPVGEAEPEAEAEPEAEVEPEPMQEEAPVEAAAVEPEAEVKAVEATDAQNGDEEAAPADDMAEEYQTIDETSQDDGEEAKDEERGSKRKRSRSRSRERKRSRSHDRSRRSRSRSRDRHRRPPPEMDDDGWETGTDFKLDRFNCDLNMRIDENGVKAHPLTVEGFGFMWAGVRTMYGVNKGKLAFEVKILENLNVEHLPSEESNPHVVRVGYSVDAASLQLGEEALSYGYGGTGKASTECKFNDFGEKFSEGDVITAYLDLDSEEPTISYAKNGTDLGKCFDIDRSKLGEQALFPHILTKNTEFECNFGQREEPFFPLAEGYAFFETVAQEDRIRGALPPAQKGDCEILMMVGLPGAGKTYWAEKQAKGNLEKRYNVLGTNNIIDKMKVMGLPRKKNYAGRWDVLIDKATKCLNRMIEIAARKKRNYILDQTNVYASARRRKMQPFEGFQRKAIVVVPTDEDFKTRIAQREKEEGKEVPEKAVLEMKANFTLPETGSLFDAVEFTEQDKEKIDQLVEKYRKEGQAALPPPDKRFRGDRFSGRGRYDNRDRRGGYDHHRDRGRGGYRGGYDRRGGYGGYKSGGRYDDHDRSGGRQAQSYDRSYNHNRNYNQGSYHKQGSWGSQGSWGNQGSWGNQGSWGNNNPSNYNWGGYGQGSSNQGYHQWGGQGSWGQNYWGQGGGNSGNYNNQNQQYGSWGYGNYSNK; this is translated from the exons ATGAGTGACATCGACCCGAATAAGTTGAAGGTTGCTGAGCTTCGGGAAGAACTGAAGACTCGAGGGCTGGACACAAAAGGCACGAAGGCAGTGCTTGTGAAGAGATTAAAACAGGCTCTCAACAAAGAGAGTGGATCAG aagATGCTAATGAATCTCTGGACACATCTCAAGAAATTGGTGATGAATCTTCCCAGGAGGGTAGTCAGATTCAGGAAGATCTGTCAGCTTCAGAATCTGCTCCAGTAGGCGAG GCTGAACCAGAAGCAGAAGCGGAACCAGAAGCGGAAGTGGAACCTGAGCCTATGCAGGAAGAAGCCccagtagaagcagcagcagttgAGCCTGAGGCTGAAGTTAAGGCAGTAGAGGCAACAGATGCTCAGAATGGAGATGAGGAGGCTGCTCCAGCAGACGATATGGCGGAGGAGTACCAGACCATAGATGAAACTTCACAAGATGATGGAGAGGAGGCCAAAG ATGAGGAACGTGGATCAAAGAGGAAGAGGTCAAGATCCAGGTCCCGTGAAAGGAAGAGGTCTCGTTCTCATGATAGATCTCGCCGGTCAAGGTCCAGGTCACGAGATAGGCA TAGACGCCCACCACCTGAGATGGATGATGATGGCTGGGAGACTGGTACTGATTTCAAGTTGGACAGAT ttaACTGTGACTTGAATATGCGCATTGATGAGAATGGTGTGAAGGCTCATCCTCTGACTGTGGAAGGGTTTGGCTTCATGTGGGCAGGTGTTAGAACTATGTATGGAGTTAACAAGGGCAAGCTTGCATTTGAGGTCAAG attttggagAACCTGAATGTAGAACATCTTCCATCAGAGGAGTCCAATCCCCACGTGGTGCGTGTTGGCTACTCAGTGGATGCTGCCTCCCTCCAGCTTG GTGAAGAGGCTTTGTCATATGGCTATGGAGGCACAGGCAAAGCCTCAACAGAGTGTAAATTCAATGACTTTGGAGAGAAGTTCTCAGAGGGGGATGTCATCACAGCTTATCTT GATCTAGACAGTGAGGAACCTACTATCTCCTATGCAAAGAATGGGACGGACCTGGGCAAGTGTTTTGATATTGACCGGAGTAAGCTGGGAGAACAGGCCCTGTTCCCCCACATTCTCACTAAGAACACAGAGTTCGAGTGCAACTTTGGACAAAGG GAGGAGCCATTTTTCCCTCTTGCTGAAGGCTATGCATTCTTTGAGACAGTGGCACAGGAAGATCGTATCAGAGGTGCACTGCCACCAGCACAGAAGGGAGATTGTGAG attctcaTGATGGTTGGTCTGCCAGGTGCTGGCAAAACCTACTGGGctgaaaaacaagcaaaggGAAATCTAGAAAAGAGGTACAATGTACTGGGTACCAACAACATCATTGACAAGATGAAG GTTATGGGTCTGCCTCGTAAAAAGAACTACGCTGGACGATGGGACGTCCTTATTGACAAAGCAACAAAGTGCCTCAACAGGATGATTGAAATTGCTGCTCGCAAAAAACGAAATTATATCTTGGACCAG ACAAATGTGTATGCATCAGCCCGGAGACGTAAAATGCAGCCTTTTGAAGGTTTCCAACGCAAGGCGATTGTGGTAGTACCTACTGATGAGGATTTCAAAACCCGCATTGCCCAAAGGGAGAAGGAAGAGGGAAAAGAGGTGCCAGAAAAAGCTGTTCTTGAAATGAAAG CTAATTTCACATTGCCAGAGACAGGGTCTCTGTTTGACGCTGTAGAGTTTACTGAACAGGATAAGGAAAAGATTGATCAGCTGGTTGAAAAATACCGCAAGGAAGGCCAGGCAGCTCTCCCTCCTCCAGACAAGAGATTCCGAGGGGACAGGTTCTCAG GTCGAGGTCGTTACGATAACCGCGACCGTCGTGGTGGCTATGACCACCATCGTGATCGTGGCAGGGGAGGTTACCGTGGGGGATATGATCGCAGAGGTGGTTATGGAG GCTACAAGTCAGGCGGACGATATGACGACCATGATAGATCTGGAGGTCGACAGGCACAG TCATATGACCGCAGCTATAACCATAACCGCAATTACAACCAGGGATCCTACCACAAGCAAGGTTCCTGGGGCAGCCAGGGGTCGTGGGGCAACCAGGGTTCGTGGGGAAACCAAGGATCTTGGGGAAACAACAACCCTTCCAATTATAAC TGGGGTGGTTATGGCCAGGGTTCATCAAACCAGGGATACCATCAGTGGGGTGGTCAAGGCAGCTGGGGGCAGAACTACTGGGGTCAGGGTGGTGGCAACAGCGGCAACTACAACAACCAGAACCAGCAGTACGGCAGCTGGGGCTATGGCAACTACAGCAACAAATAG
- the LOC137294579 gene encoding heterogeneous nuclear ribonucleoprotein U-like protein 1 isoform X2, with the protein MQEEAPVEAAAVEPEAEVKAVEATDAQNGDEEAAPADDMAEEYQTIDETSQDDGEEAKDEERGSKRKRSRSRSRERKRSRSHDRSRRSRSRSRDRHRRPPPEMDDDGWETGTDFKLDRFNCDLNMRIDENGVKAHPLTVEGFGFMWAGVRTMYGVNKGKLAFEVKILENLNVEHLPSEESNPHVVRVGYSVDAASLQLGEEALSYGYGGTGKASTECKFNDFGEKFSEGDVITAYLDLDSEEPTISYAKNGTDLGKCFDIDRSKLGEQALFPHILTKNTEFECNFGQREEPFFPLAEGYAFFETVAQEDRIRGALPPAQKGDCEILMMVGLPGAGKTYWAEKQAKGNLEKRYNVLGTNNIIDKMKVMGLPRKKNYAGRWDVLIDKATKCLNRMIEIAARKKRNYILDQTNVYASARRRKMQPFEGFQRKAIVVVPTDEDFKTRIAQREKEEGKEVPEKAVLEMKANFTLPETGSLFDAVEFTEQDKEKIDQLVEKYRKEGQAALPPPDKRFRGDRFSGRGRYDNRDRRGGYDHHRDRGRGGYRGGYDRRGGYGGYKSGGRYDDHDRSGGRQAQSYDRSYNHNRNYNQGSYHKQGSWGSQGSWGNQGSWGNQGSWGNNNPSNYNWGGYGQGSSNQGYHQWGGQGSWGQNYWGQGGGNSGNYNNQNQQYGSWGYGNYSNK; encoded by the exons ATGCAGGAAGAAGCCccagtagaagcagcagcagttgAGCCTGAGGCTGAAGTTAAGGCAGTAGAGGCAACAGATGCTCAGAATGGAGATGAGGAGGCTGCTCCAGCAGACGATATGGCGGAGGAGTACCAGACCATAGATGAAACTTCACAAGATGATGGAGAGGAGGCCAAAG ATGAGGAACGTGGATCAAAGAGGAAGAGGTCAAGATCCAGGTCCCGTGAAAGGAAGAGGTCTCGTTCTCATGATAGATCTCGCCGGTCAAGGTCCAGGTCACGAGATAGGCA TAGACGCCCACCACCTGAGATGGATGATGATGGCTGGGAGACTGGTACTGATTTCAAGTTGGACAGAT ttaACTGTGACTTGAATATGCGCATTGATGAGAATGGTGTGAAGGCTCATCCTCTGACTGTGGAAGGGTTTGGCTTCATGTGGGCAGGTGTTAGAACTATGTATGGAGTTAACAAGGGCAAGCTTGCATTTGAGGTCAAG attttggagAACCTGAATGTAGAACATCTTCCATCAGAGGAGTCCAATCCCCACGTGGTGCGTGTTGGCTACTCAGTGGATGCTGCCTCCCTCCAGCTTG GTGAAGAGGCTTTGTCATATGGCTATGGAGGCACAGGCAAAGCCTCAACAGAGTGTAAATTCAATGACTTTGGAGAGAAGTTCTCAGAGGGGGATGTCATCACAGCTTATCTT GATCTAGACAGTGAGGAACCTACTATCTCCTATGCAAAGAATGGGACGGACCTGGGCAAGTGTTTTGATATTGACCGGAGTAAGCTGGGAGAACAGGCCCTGTTCCCCCACATTCTCACTAAGAACACAGAGTTCGAGTGCAACTTTGGACAAAGG GAGGAGCCATTTTTCCCTCTTGCTGAAGGCTATGCATTCTTTGAGACAGTGGCACAGGAAGATCGTATCAGAGGTGCACTGCCACCAGCACAGAAGGGAGATTGTGAG attctcaTGATGGTTGGTCTGCCAGGTGCTGGCAAAACCTACTGGGctgaaaaacaagcaaaggGAAATCTAGAAAAGAGGTACAATGTACTGGGTACCAACAACATCATTGACAAGATGAAG GTTATGGGTCTGCCTCGTAAAAAGAACTACGCTGGACGATGGGACGTCCTTATTGACAAAGCAACAAAGTGCCTCAACAGGATGATTGAAATTGCTGCTCGCAAAAAACGAAATTATATCTTGGACCAG ACAAATGTGTATGCATCAGCCCGGAGACGTAAAATGCAGCCTTTTGAAGGTTTCCAACGCAAGGCGATTGTGGTAGTACCTACTGATGAGGATTTCAAAACCCGCATTGCCCAAAGGGAGAAGGAAGAGGGAAAAGAGGTGCCAGAAAAAGCTGTTCTTGAAATGAAAG CTAATTTCACATTGCCAGAGACAGGGTCTCTGTTTGACGCTGTAGAGTTTACTGAACAGGATAAGGAAAAGATTGATCAGCTGGTTGAAAAATACCGCAAGGAAGGCCAGGCAGCTCTCCCTCCTCCAGACAAGAGATTCCGAGGGGACAGGTTCTCAG GTCGAGGTCGTTACGATAACCGCGACCGTCGTGGTGGCTATGACCACCATCGTGATCGTGGCAGGGGAGGTTACCGTGGGGGATATGATCGCAGAGGTGGTTATGGAG GCTACAAGTCAGGCGGACGATATGACGACCATGATAGATCTGGAGGTCGACAGGCACAG TCATATGACCGCAGCTATAACCATAACCGCAATTACAACCAGGGATCCTACCACAAGCAAGGTTCCTGGGGCAGCCAGGGGTCGTGGGGCAACCAGGGTTCGTGGGGAAACCAAGGATCTTGGGGAAACAACAACCCTTCCAATTATAAC TGGGGTGGTTATGGCCAGGGTTCATCAAACCAGGGATACCATCAGTGGGGTGGTCAAGGCAGCTGGGGGCAGAACTACTGGGGTCAGGGTGGTGGCAACAGCGGCAACTACAACAACCAGAACCAGCAGTACGGCAGCTGGGGCTATGGCAACTACAGCAACAAATAG